Below is a genomic region from Trichoderma asperellum chromosome 2, complete sequence.
agaaaaggAGCGTGAAAAGGCGGAGCGAAAAGCTCTCAAGAAGCAGGGCAAAGATCCTTATGGGGGCGGCCTGAGCGGAGCCAGTGGAAGCAGTCTCTCCTTGGGTCTGGGCCGTAAGCGAGGCAACAGTGCAGCCAGTAATCTCAGACTGGAGGCAGCAATGCAAGCGGCATCGCAATCATCCAGAGGACCAGATGCTCCGGATCACGATAAGAAAGCAGAAAGCGCCGGCGACAAGGGAAAGGGGGTTGATCGTGGCCCGCAGCCTCAATCTGGAGCAACGGAAGCGACTTCATCAACCTCGCTTCCTATTCCTGCCTCAAGCCCTCGGGGAGGGTCGCATCTAAGGCATATGAGCAACGCATCATCAATTGGTTCTTCGTCAGCGGATAGTCCTTCGGGAAGTTACCCTGGGCAGGGACTCGCCGGTGCGGATGCCAATGCTACTAAGAGACAAAGCATGGGCAATCGCAGCGACAGTGGTGACGGTGAGACGGAGAGCGAGCCCATGCTAAATTTCCGGAGCTTGGCTGAAATTGTTGGCGTCAACATTGATGATGGCTCTGTCATTAACCAGACAGAGACGGCTGAGGGCATGACCAGTTCACTTCCccaggttgaagaagaaaaggaggagacTGGCGCTGAGCATATAGAGCGAAGCCTTAGGGTTGAAACTTCCGACATGAGCAAGGAGTCTACTTCTAATGCTAGCGAGGCAGCGAACAGCTCACGAAACATACCCCCGTTCCTCGACACGCCAGAGTTGACAATTACTCCCGACACTCCCACAGTCGAAGATGGTGCTGAAGATAAGCAGCTTGGGCAATCTAGTGTGCTTGAACATGAGACTACTCAGACCACGCATTAAGGAGTGAAGGGGACTTGAACGGTATAATAATACTGTGGAGCAGTTGGAGTATGGGGGCAGGGGGGGTTCCATTCGTTTGATCAATTTTGATATGGAGTTGATGGTAGCTTTATGAGCCAGGACGGCAGCGTTGAATGGACTTGCCGGTTGGACTTTTGACGTGTAGTATAGGTATATAGTGTGTATGGTGTATGCATTTAGCGATTGTGGGACGATGTGCTATGAATTAGATTAGCATCACAAGATGAATACTGAACAGcggtctttttttctttttcttagcttgagaaaagaatgaaaatttCGTAGTTGTTTCGTGTCAGTGTCATCGGAGCGCCAGTTATGAACGCGTTTCTCTTAAAGAGTCAAGTAGCTATACAATCTAGCCCGTCCTGGCGCGCGAGATTATTTCCAATTTTGGAAAGGATTATGGAATACGAGTCTTGAACAGAGCGTGAGGCGTCGTAATGTTCTCTGGAAGTATTATTTGCAAGGGTGGCTTGTATTCTGTATGACCGACTTttgaaagaaatatatatagcgaGGTGAAGATACGAAGCAGCAAAGAAAGTTTGGCACAGCAGCATTCAACAGCACACAACTTCTCTCACTTTAATAGCACACAGCTTTTCACTTTGCAGATTTGATACCGGGGCATCATCCTATTTACTAGAAccactttaaaatattcagAGTTGACTTTAGCTATGGCTTCAAAATATGTGATCGTTGACATTGTGGGAAGCATACCTCTGCTAGGGAAATGGAGAGAATGGCTTGGTTGGCTGAATGCGATGATAAGCCTGCAGTGGTGGAATTCAGTTGCTGGAGGCAGACAAGAAAAGGAGGCGCAAAAAGAGTGAATGTGGGGGACGGGAAGTGGCTTGGGGTGGTAAATATGTTCATTGCTGGTTGATATGCTactgtgaaaaaaaaataagtctACTATCTAAGTTTTTATACGCTGTCCTACATCTTATACCTAACAGAGATTGCGCTACCTATTTGATATCTTATGCCTTCTTAATCTCCTTTTGGAACTTTCCTGTCCAATCTGTAAACTCATCTCTTGAGCCATCCCAGCTCTCGCTCAGCAGCTCGCTGATGGCAAACGCATCGAGGAAGCACTGGTCCATGGCGTCGTCAATCTCCTTAGGCTGCAGCTCGTAAAAGGAACAGGCAAGGTCTCCGAAGCTATCGGGGAGTTTCTGCAGCAGGGGGGCAAGTTCGTTTAATCGCTGTGTtgtcgtgctgctgctggtgtcgCTCTGTGGGAAAGAAGGGAGTTTCTTCATGCGGCGCTTGGTGATGGCTGTGTAcaggaggatgacgaggcgGAGACGGCGGAGGGATGATTCGAGGCGAGGACGGATACCGTCTGGGTCGGAGGCGGGGATGCTGTGGTGCGAGCTCATGAGATCGTCGAGCATATTTTGGGCTGAGATGTGGGTTGATTCGACTTGATCTGCAAGATCATCCACCTCGTCGgcagcatcgtcgtcgtcttcttcatcttcttcgtcggtcTCTTCGTCTCCCCATTCCTTGATCTCTTCCATGATATCACTGAGAGTATCCTTCCACTCGGTCATCTTCTCCACGAAGAATCCGCTAacgctgccattggcaagaCTAACAAGACTGTCGCAGGCAGACCAGAGAACGCCAGTCGATGCGATGCTGCCCTTTCCCCCAGCGCCGAAcccttccttctcctttgaCAAGACTTTACCATCCTTGGGTATTCTTACTAGGAGTTCGGCCAGCCCTGACAACACGTTTTGGCATCTTGACGCCATCTCACGCCGAAAGGCCAGAGTGTAGATATTTGGATCGCATGCTTGGACGGATGCCGCAAGACCAGGTATAGGGCCCTTGACTAGCTCACGGATGACAGACGAGACTGCTGTGGGGGTGAAGGGCTCGTTTATTATGAGCAGAGAGACTTTGGTGGCATGGGCCCTGATCAGGGTCGCTGAGTCgcgggcgagggcgagagcATCGAGTGGCGTTgttgaggctgaagaggTAGCTGGTGTTGAGGCATGGTCTGGATTGTTTCGAATTTCGCCGAGGACCTCTCGGAGCTGCTTCAAGAGAGTTCCTGCCGTTTCAATGAGGGTTTCGAGGCTCTGAAGAGCCGTGGCATCGGGTGCAGGGGCCATCGTTGCTAGAGAATAAAAGAGCGTGGTGGTTTTGTATACTAATTAGAAGCTGTAATAACAAAATGAGGCTGAATGActtgtatatttttttttcctttccggTTGGAGGGCTTAGAGGGGTACTTTTTTCCTGGTACCCCGCGATGTGGGGAGCGACCACCTTATCTTAGTGTGCCGGAGCTTTGCCGGATTATAGCTAGGCCAAAGCCCGCCGAACCAGTGGAGTGGAGAGAGCTGCCACTTTGTCTACTTGGAGTTGGCGacagcttgagcttgggctTCTCTTCCAAGTCATCTTCGTCTCGACATTGCCCCAATTCCCCCCGCCATTTGCCCGCGATGCAGCACCCAAAGTCGTTGGCTCTCTTGGGTGCCGTGTGCTCCTTCacggtggctgctgctggcagcgTGCCACGTGGAGTTGGACCCGAGTGTAAGTTTGAGCCAGCCCTCGTGTTATCCGTGCTATGTTGCAACTATTAGCTAGCTGGCCCATTGTTGTCACTGGCCCAATTGGAGTCCGATTGCTAATATGTAAACGCCAATGGCATCTAGTCGTCTCCTATTACCAGGATAAGGATGTATTTACTTGCATCTCCAACCCGTCCATCAAAATCAGCCTAGATCGTGTCAACGACCACTCCTGCGACTGTCCAGATGGCTCAGACGAACCCGGCACCGCAGCCTGTGCCTTCATCGACCCTCTTTCCCCTGAACAGCCCCTGATTGGCAGCCCGTCTGGGACTACAAATGCCACTCAGTCCTTGCCTGGATTCTGGTGTGCCAACAAGGGTCACATTGGAGCCTACATTCCATTCTCCTACGTCAATGACGGCATCTGCGATTACGATGTCTGCTGCGATGGATCAGAAGAGTATGGACATGTCAATGGCGTCAAGTGCAACGACCGCTGTGCGGAGATTGGCAAAGAATACCGAAAGCTCGCTGAAGCTAGAAGGAAAAGCGTTGAAAAGGCCAGCGTGATAAAGCAGCAAATGCTTAAGGAGGCAAAGCAGCTCCGTCAGGAGGTCGAGCGTCGCGTTACAATACTAGAGCAGGATAAAAAGAACATTGAAGCTAGAAAGGCAGATCTGGAACAGAAATATGCCGAAGCTCTGAAGGAAGACAGCAACAGGGTTGTTAAGAGCGAAGGCGCTGGCGGCAAGCTTGGTGTCTTGGTTGGCCTTGCTAAAGATAGGGTTGAGGAGCTGCGAGAAGCTCTCAGACTGGTTACAGAAGATCGCGAAGCCCTGCGTGCCAAGAAGAACGAGCTCGAGGCCATTCTCAAGCAGTTCAAGGAAGACTACAACCCCAACTTCAACGACGAAGGAGTCAAGGCCGCCGTTAGATCATGGGAAGACTACGCGGCCCGTGAAGCTTCGTCTGACCAGTCCGAGTTCCATGAGTCTGACATCAACGAGATTCTTCAAGAGGATGACGAGACCAATGGAGTAAACTGGAAAGCATTCGATGAGTTTGGCGAGGACACAGACGTCCGTAAGTACTTTCAGCTTATCCCTGTTGCTGTTTTCtatctttataaaagttttattgcTCTGCGTTTTGCTAACTCTGAGAGCCGCTTCGGTCAAAGTATACAACTTCAATGCTTACCTGCCTCCATTTATTCGCAATGTGGTTCAAGAAAAACTCCGGTCTATTCGCAAATGGCTCGTCGAAAATGGCctgattgctgctgctcccagcACTGGGTCAGAATCAAACGAAGTCAGGATTGCCCGAGAGTACGCCGAAGCAGCTGACGTGGATCTCAGAAACAAGATCAGGGATCTCGAGGCAGACCAGTCAGATCTTCAGAAGGACTATGGCCCATCTGACATTTTCCGCGCTATCAAGGGCAAGTGTGCTGAGATTGATTCCGGCGAATACACTTATGAAATCTGTTGGCTCGACAAGACAATGCAGAAATCCAAGAAGGGCCACGGATCCACCAACATGGGCAACTTTGATAGGATCGATATTGAAATggcagatgatgacgagAGGGTGGATGGTAAGAGTCTTGGCAGTGGTCCTAGGATGGTAATGCGGTACAACAACGGCCAGACATGCTGGAACGGCCCTCAGAGACGAACCGACGTCTGGCTCGGATGCgcggagaaggaagaagtcTGGAGAGTGACCGAGGCCGAGAAGTGCGTCTACAAGATGGAGGTAGGAACACCAGCCGCCTGTGAGTATGAAGAGGATGTGAAAAACTCTCACAACAAGGATGAACTATAAACGGGCAGTAGAGCGATAACGGCCGAGGTGCCATGTGATGGAGACAGATAATGCAGTTACGGCAGGTGGCGACTATTGCGGAAAATACGACATTAGAGGGGCGCGGATAAAGTCGAATGATAATTGGATTGACTATGAtgctgacgacgacgatgatgataatgatgatTCTTGCCTTGATAGCTAAAAGAACTGGGGTTGAAGCTTTTTCTATATTCAGTATTTGCTAACAGATGTGTGAAAGTGGGAACGTGTGGTTCGCAGATAACGGCACTCATGTTCCCACAACCAACTTTTCGCGGCTGAAAACCCGATAACTAAATGCATACGGGCCAACACGCACCACGACAGCCCACTGTCTAGTTCCAACACGGAAATACATCTAAAATTGGATCCTATACAGATCGCATCTCCGATGCTACAGTACTACCAACGAATATAATAGCCGTAAGACAAACTGGCTCAGTCTCTGCCGAGTGGCGCCAGATGCTACTCCATTCTATCGCCAAAATCTCCCGATCACACACCAAGACAAGGGCAAggacaagggcaaggatgAGGCGGGATTCACAATGGGGTGGGGACGTGCGGAATTGTCTTTGAACAGCAGTCTGTCAAACAGCACCAGTGACGCCCAGGCACATGGAGACTGGCCCATGGCTGGGCTCGCGGCGCGAAGCTGAAGCTAGGAGTCGAAGAGCTCGGGCGGGGCCAACGTCTCGGCGTCGAGCGAGTCTAGTAACAGCCCGCGCTATTTGGAGAATTAGTGCATGGGAGCTTGTCTGAAAGTCCCCAAGTTTCCCAGGGCTGAGACTTCACCGCATTGAGCTTGACGCACCAATTCCGCAGTGCCGCGCAGAATCCAGCCTGATTGGGCCACATGTCGGATTTGGAGCCTGTCGCACGGGCGACTAGAACCTATCGGCTCTCTACGACGCGCGACTTCGGTGATTAATGGGTAAAATAAAGGGCATGGCCATGCCGAAGGACGAATGATGGCGAATGGCGAAACGGGCTTCGCTGACACCATCAGACCTTTTGTCCATTTGCTTGCTACGAACATTGAAGAGCCGGGACAGAATTGGTGGATCACGAAAGATATTAGTGCCCTAGATCCAGGATACCCACCCTTAATATCAAGGTGACAAATGATGATGCTAACAATGAAGAGAGGggaggccaaggagcttATGGGCAGTTTATAGTCTTGGTTTCTGCACTAATCGCAcgttctatatatatatatatatatatatatacgagaTATATGCCAGTTTGTATATGTGGTTGATAAGACTGTAGTCTGTTGGTTTCCAAACTTTCTTTCGACATAAAGCCATATCCCCCCTTTCTTCGACCCTGCATCTTGATTCTCTGCATTACAACTCCATGGAATTTCAGCCCTCTTATATGGCAGCAATGAGTGAGTCTGATACAGCACGTTTGAAGCCGCAAGTGGAGCAGAATGCCGGCTCGGCCACTTACACGCCCTTCTTGCTACGACTTTACGATTTCTGGGTTCTTGGGGTATCAAATCACTTTGCTTGGCAATGCTCAACAACAAAAGTCCAACTTCCCCTCTTCAAAGCTACAATAGGAAAAAGGCATCTCGATGTTGGCGTCGGGACGGGATATTATCCAGCCAAATCCGTCGAAACCGAAACGCCATGCAAAGAGATCACACTCGTCGACCTAAATCCGAACACGCTAAATCAAGCTGCCGCTCGTATCAACGAAGCACAGAAAAACATAAAAGTAAACACCGTCGTTGCCAACATCTACGAGCCGTTGCCTCTGCCCACTGGCGAAAAGTTCGACTCTATCAGCACCTTTTACCTCCTCCACTGCCTCGCCGGCCCCCCTGAAAGCAAGACACAAGTATTCGACGTCTTAAAAAAATACGTTGCCGACGATGGCGTCTTCGTGGGCACCACCATCCTCGGCAAGGAGAGGCCGATGAACTTCTTCGCCGGGCGACTAATGAAACTCTACAACGAAAAGGGCATCTTTGACAACTGGCAAGACAGCAAGGCCGTGTTCGAGGAAGGCCTACGGCGGAACTTTGACGAGGTCGATATCCAGATCATTGGAAGGAGTATGGTCTGGACGGCCAGGAGGCCCAAGAAGGAAGCATGATGCGCCGGGCGAGCCCGGCATCACATGATGCTTCAGGGGGTGGGGGGTGattggatgacgaagatATAAGAGGGTAGAAAGTGCGAAGCGGCGTCggcaccttttttttttccacatTTGATTTGTGGACAAACATACGTAGTCTTCCGCACGGTGATACATGAAAGGtttctattacttttttttttttttctttgttattCTGTTGCCGTTCATAATGTTTTGTTTGCATCCAGATTATACCAGCATAGAAGAATAGCATgtagcctctctctctctctctctgactttttttttagtgtCGACATGAAGATAAACCCCCTTTtcttatttacttatatacttCTCTTTATGCTCAACATTCTACACCGTTCACACTCCCTACTCCTTTAGCCGCATTAAAGCTGAAATGTGCAGGGGCGGGGTCCCCATGCAGGATGACTCTCAGCTGCCAGAACGTCCCAGTTTCTTATGCTCATCAATCAAGGGCGTACAGAGTAAGATGGTGGTGACATTTATTGCTCCAGTTTTACTGCCAGTTTGGACTACTTGTTGTTatacaagaaaaaagtatCCCCAACCAACGCTTGTGATGAGATTTCTTCCTTCGCAAGGGTCCGTGAGTGGACTAACGGAGATACGCACTGCAAacgagttttttttttttttttttttttttttttaacaatcTCAGACGGGGCTATTACCAGTCTTATCTTTCCTATTAGGATacaattataatttactctTTACTCTATTTGTATGATTTGGGATGTGCTTGATGCACTCTAGCCTCTAGCATACGAAAGTTTCATCATGAGTGTAATATGGGCGGCCAATTGCATTTTGCTTAGACGGTTAAACTTACACCTATTGATGCTTCTCTTACTATTTCGTATTTAGACAAACAATCATTTCGGATGGCGAAAATGCTTCCAATGTTGGTGATAAGTTAAACCACCCAAATCATCTGACCCACCAAGGCGCACACCTGCAGCGACATACTCAATTCCGATCGTTATGTTGCCCCACGATGAGCCTGTGTACGCAAATCTATTCACTAGAACAATAAGATAAACCACTATGGATGCTGAGAAGCCTTAGCTGCAAGATACATCGGCTTCCTGATTTACATGTTGGTGGCAGACGCCAGGCATAGACAGGGGGCAGTTCATAAACAAGTTCACTGTAACTAAGCTAACTCTACTTGTAGCAGCCTTGCTTCACATGTTTCACTTTCTTTCTAAAGATAGACCTAAAGATAGACCTACTCTCATTAACTGTCCTTTTCCCCAACACGTCTTCATCTCACTGTTGAGTGGCGCCACGAAACCTAGGATATTACACTTCCCCTTATACCGCGATGAATAAAGCTCTGTCTTTAAAGAAAGCCCCAGTATCCGGCGAAGCAGAAAACGGGTACCAGCGCTATTCGTAATGAGCTTTACCATAAAAGATTCTAGTTTAGTAAGAcgtcttttttattattattattattattttcccctctcttcctctctcagTCGTAAGAAAAATAAGGTTATGCGGCCAACCTAGTAAAAAGGGGACGACAAAATCCTTACTTGAAGCATACATCAGATTATGGTGAGACGCCTGTCAAAGTTAATTTTGGAATAAGCCAATCGACGGACTTCTCATAGAGGCTTCGTATACTAAACAAGTTGCTCATATGGCGCAAACAGGAAGACCTATAAAAACCTCGGAGGATGTGTAAGGTACAGTGCATATTGTTGCTGACCATGGAAGTAAAAGTAACCGATCTCGTTTATATCATTTTCAATCATGTCCACCAAATAAAATAACATAACATAAAAATAATCAGGGATGCCAATTGAAATTCGCCACCACAAATAATCACTAGAGCTGTTATAGAATGAGCGGTAAGCTGCACAACACGAGTAGCAAATAGTAAGACTTGGCAAAAGACCGCAAGAGCAAAAATAATCATACGTTAAACTCGAAGTGTCCCCCACTAAGTAATACTACAATGTCATGTGTTATTGaatcgaaaaaaagaaataatatttgCTCGCTCATCAAGATAATTACAATTATACCACTCAGGCCGGCACGCAAACAAACTGCCATAGCCAAAAACCCTGCCCTCCCTTCCAAACTCCCAAGGCCACgccaggagaagagagagcgatGCATACATATACGTACACGTTTGCCGTAATCCCCCGCTGCCCAAAAATATCCGGATTCGAGTTCGTCCCTAAAAGATATGATGCTAAAGTGCTGCTAATAATTCTGTAGAATGCGCTCTCTCGCTATGCCTTGCCAGGTTCCCTTTTCCGCTTACCATGCCCCATCTCACCAAGCTTACCAGAAACTACACCATCCAATGTAGTGCTGACACAAATTCTCCAGCTTCGTAGCTTCAATAATGAGCTTATTCACTTGATTAATGACATCCAGCTCTTCGTTAGGCTTGAAATCCCGCCCCGTAAGCTTCTGAGAAACCCGATCGAGGACCTCAATTGCTCTGGCGTtctggctctctctctcttcggtGCCATTGGCCTGGATACCATCTGGAAACGCTGAGCTATTGGTACGGGCCCTGTGCCTGGTGGGAGGTGCCGATGACTCAACATTTGCCATCAGCTCAGATGGAGCTACATCAGCGTCCAAAATAGATTGTCGCCGTGCTCGCATGGCATGAGGGCCTGCCAGCGCTGCTTCACGTTCAGACCGGAAAGGTCCGGCGGGGGAAGCGGCATTCGTCAGTCTCCAAGTAAGTAGCGGATCATGAATAAACTATCACGTAGAAAATTAGCTCTAAAGCTCTTGGTTAAGAGATCCTTTTTGTGTTTACAACTTACCGCTTCCAATACAGCCATTACGCTCTCCTTGTTATCTCGCAATACCCTCATTACATGCTCGCATGTAATTCTGAAGCTTCC
It encodes:
- a CDS encoding uncharacterized protein (BUSCO:EOG092D13AE~SECRETED:SignalP(1-21)) — encoded protein: MQHPKSLALLGAVCSFTVAAAGSVPRGVGPEFVSYYQDKDVFTCISNPSIKISLDRVNDHSCDCPDGSDEPGTAACAFIDPLSPEQPLIGSPSGTTNATQSLPGFWCANKGHIGAYIPFSYVNDGICDYDVCCDGSEEYGHVNGVKCNDRCAEIGKEYRKLAEARRKSVEKASVIKQQMLKEAKQLRQEVERRVTILEQDKKNIEARKADLEQKYAEALKEDSNRVVKSEGAGGKLGVLVGLAKDRVEELREALRLVTEDREALRAKKNELEAILKQFKEDYNPNFNDEGVKAAVRSWEDYAAREASSDQSEFHESDINEILQEDDETNGVNWKAFDEFGEDTDVLYNFNAYLPPFIRNVVQEKLRSIRKWLVENGLIAAAPSTGSESNEVRIAREYAEAADVDLRNKIRDLEADQSDLQKDYGPSDIFRAIKGKCAEIDSGEYTYEICWLDKTMQKSKKGHGSTNMGNFDRIDIEMADDDERVDGKSLGSGPRMVMRYNNGQTCWNGPQRRTDVWLGCAEKEEVWRVTEAEKCVYKMEVGTPAACEYEEDVKNSHNKDEL
- a CDS encoding uncharacterized protein (EggNog:ENOG41); the protein is MEFQPSYMAAMSESDTARLKPQVEQNAGSATYTPFLLRLYDFWVLGVSNHFAWQCSTTKVQLPLFKATIGKRHLDVGVGTGYYPAKSVETETPCKEITLVDLNPNTLNQAAARINEAQKNIKVNTVVANIYEPLPLPTGEKFDSISTFYLLHCLAGPPESKTQVFDVLKKYVADDGVFVGTTILGKERPMNFFAGRLMKLYNEKGIFDNWQDSKAVFEEGLRRNFDEVDIQIIGRSMVWTARRPKKEA
- a CDS encoding uncharacterized protein (EggNog:ENOG41) yields the protein MAPAPDATALQSLETLIETAGTLLKQLREVLGEIRNNPDHASTPATSSASTTPLDALALARDSATLIRAHATKVSLLIINEPFTPTAVSSVIRELVKGPIPGLAASVQACDPNIYTLAFRREMASRCQNVLSGLAELLVRIPKDGKVLSKEKEGFGAGGKGSIASTGVLWSACDSLVSLANGSVSGFFVEKMTEWKDTLSDIMEEIKEWGDEETDEEDEEDDDDAADEVDDLADQVESTHISAQNMLDDLMSSHHSIPASDPDGIRPRLESSLRRLRLVILLYTAITKRRMKKLPSFPQSDTSSSTTTQRLNELAPLLQKLPDSFGDLACSFYELQPKEIDDAMDQCFLDAFAISELLSESWDGSRDEFTDWTGKFQKEIKKA